From the Juglans microcarpa x Juglans regia isolate MS1-56 chromosome 3D, Jm3101_v1.0, whole genome shotgun sequence genome, the window TCACAGCCTCAGGGCTTTCAGTCCACCTCTGCAACTTCTTTGTTAGTTTAAGTCAACTGTTCTAACTTAAATTCACCTAGAAGGGTAAATTACTCGGACTCAATCTCGTTCCGGGGCATTTCCGGGAACCCTTCTGGCACTGAGGTTCCCAGTATACGACCACACTCGGTCTAAATCAGCAACGACTAGTTTTTCAGACTTCAAATCGATTGCATCCTTAGGAGTGGTCCTCCTCCGAGAGGAATGTGCTCTCCCAGGGCTTCCCATTACTGGTGTAGAACAGAAGGTTGGAGTCGCAAATGGTGAGCCATACGGGGTGTGGTGGATTGAGAAAGGGCTAGGAGACATTCTTTTCTGAATAGGAAGACCACCTAGACCTCCCCTGTTGAAAATGGACATTGATTCCGCTGCAGCACATTGCTTGGTCGCATCATCTACATAGAGAACGTCATCTATCCTGGCCATTATGTTAAATGCCAAGCTTTCCATCACTCTTGAGTAGCTTTCCAGAATTGACTGCCCTACATCCTGCCAGAAAATTTCTAACATGTTTTACTTCACTGGAAAATTCCTACCATCTATTCCCAAAAGATACCGCACGGTCGTAGCATGGTAATTGGTAAAGACAATATGGGAAGCTTCTTCAAacagaagaagggaaaaaacaaagaactcTAAATCAAATTCCCCATTCATCTCTAATAAGACTCAAGAAAGATTTGCCACTTGTACTGTAATGGGAAGTAGGCGATTTCCTGGACCAAGAAATCCTGtccctccctctcccccctCCCATCCTAGACCAAGATCTGTCAGTTGTCCTCTTAAGGCTCCACTAAAATGGTCCAGCTACAAAACTTAATCCAGGAAATGAATCATTCACTATTGCGTCTCTTGAGGTTCTTACTGGTACAGACCACACATGTTCTGATTGTGAATTATGGCAACAAGACTATATAGTTAGAAGTATGTACTGGCACCCACAGCTTTCAATATCACAATGCCCccaactttccaagaaacccCATTTCCTCACTGCACCATTTGAGCCACAATGTATTGATAaccaaattcttttttataagtaatgaaaACCAAAATAACAGTGACAGATATTGTTGCAAATAAGCCAAAAAATTGAGTCACTGCATATTTGGCATCAATAATCAAAGTAATGCGTGTTTGTGCATGTGAATCTATTTGtaaaatgtcatgtttttaGATCATAAAAGTTTATGAGAGCATCATACCTTATTGTATTGGATTTTGTTCATGTCTAGTGCAGTTTGTGGGAGGCCAGGGAATCGAAGCCTCAAGCTCTGTAAGAGGGTCTCTGCTCTTTGGgccaaaaaattattcttatcagtATCAGCAACAAGGCCCTTGACCTTGCCACCCCAAGACGAGCGCCTAGATTTCATGTGAGTTGCGAGTTTCCTCTGGTCTTTCTGCTTCCAGACATGGGTTGCTGCCTCCATCCTGTTAGCTATCTCCAGAGTGTGATGCTCAGATGAAAGGTCCAGGCAATCAAGTAGACAGTCTGGAGAGAACTGCTCAGCAGTTATGTAGCGATAAATGATATCACCGAGACATGTTTTCCCACTCTGCAATGGAAATCAAACAACAAAAGGTATCAATATCCTAATGCACAAGAACAagttttttcctattttttttttttttttttttggttatgggGGTTGTAGACCCATTTGTTTACATTCTCattgatttttaataaaaccatTAGCGCCTACcatattacttaaaaataaattttacacaaGTTAGAGAAGCATGCCACAGCATAAAATGAGAGAGGTCAGCGGTTAATAAACAGATAAAGATTCAAAGATTCAAGCATCTTCTCGTCTTCTAGACACTGTTTAAATAGGGATTTAGCACTGGAAAAAAGACCACAGGTATATATCCACCTACATCTCCTTCAATTAACAACCATTTCCAACGGCAATTGGTTATAATGGACCACTTATAAATTGCAAACACGGTAAATGGGTCAGATGCAGACTAATATATGAAGCAAAGCCGATGAAATGCATGCAGACTTATACATGCTAACTGTGTAATGTTAACATCACAATTAACCAGCGTGGAAACCCATACCTTGGGTAATGTCTCCAAGTAAGCACTGGGGATCTCCATCTCAGCTAGCACACTGCTATTAATTGCCAAGGCCGCCTTCAGTATCTGGTTTGCACAGTCCCTACACTGCTGCAGCCTTTTCCTTGCACCATCTGACAACCCACATGGCTGTACTTTTGGACATGGCAGCCACCACTTCTCTTCCTGCCTAACTGAAGGCCTCGCACCCCGCGATGTGTAAGCATCACAATCTTTTGTTTCGCCCACAACTATCCCCCGATCATCGTACCAAAATTCTGTATCACAAAACCCATCAAGTATACCAAGCAACATCGCATCAAGCTTTTTAAGTGCAGGTAGATTTATATACAAATCCGAGCGTGGCCTAGTTGCCATGACTTCGTATGTGCCTCCACCAGGGAACTGTTGTATCGAGGGGACGAGCTCCACTATGGAATCACTCACACATAAGAGCCACTCCATTTCTCGGCGCCACATTGCCTTCTTCTGCAGCGCAAGTGGCTCTAACCTCCACAGTTCACCAAACACGGTAGCTGCCATGggaaacaaaatcaaagtaTTCAAACCATGAAACCAAGATATTACCAGGGAATAGATtcacataaatacatatatatatatatatatatatttaaatggaaGAGCAGAGACAGCTGACTGACCAGAGAGATTGGTGATGGCATTTGATATGGCAAGGGCAGTGCACACTCCTTTCCCTCCACCAGACATGTCTTCTCCGAGAAGAAGCTTCGCAAATCTCTCCTTCATCATCTCAACctctgataaaaaaataaaaaataaaatcaacactaaaattataaagttcttctaaaattataaagacTGAGATCTCAGCTTAACTATGCACGGTAGAGACGCTGGAGTAAATttggcaaaaaacaaaaaactgcaGTAACTATTTTGACGCCATGCGTTCCATCATGCTTCTCATTAACAATACAGTGCATCggcaaaaaataatttgagttcagaatttttttgttttgaaaggaAACAAACAGAGACGACAGAAGTTTAAAGAGGAGACATAAAATTACTTGGACAAGTAAAAATTAAGCACACATGTGTCACTCAGTGTCCCGGTTTAGTAACAAATTTAGAgctaaaatattcaataataactaaaactaaaCAAGACAAAAGAGACGGACTACCGGATAAATCTGTTTCCCGTTTCTCAGGCTTCTGATCCCAAAGCACCACATCCTTGCCTCCAATCACTGGCAGCATCACTGGCGCCATGAGACCGAAATTCCGGACGAGGGGACGGGGAGAGGAGGTGATAGAGCTGGATGCGCCGCCCTCGGCGTCGAACCGCCGACAGGTAAAGCTACTGCAGCTCTCGGACTCGCTGACGTCAGCGCTCAAGCTGTAACTCCCGCAACGCTCGCTCTGCTCCTGGTCGGAGACGTACccgtcctcctcctcctcctccgaaATGCTTCCCATTTCCACTGCCAAGATCGGACTCTCTCAACACGGATCTAGAGCAGTCAAGCGGACATCTGCTACAATGCGATGCAGCGGGGCAAATTCAAGCGAAACCAAACCcagaattaaaacaaaaaataaaaaaagggccGCGTGGTTTGAAGCGGtaatgtgaagatgatgattgacgaaaaagaaaaagcggGTATAAAAAAGCTCTCTGCCTCTCTCGGAGATAGGTTTACTCCCAACGTACTCTTTCTCCCGCTATATTTCAATAAAACAATATTAcatatcctctctctctctctctctctctctgaactGGCGATGGTTTGGTAATGCTAGTGGacccagtgctactagtgccactGCTGCTTCTGTTATTGATGGGAGCAAAAGGtccaagaaaagcaaaagagaCGGCGTCTGCAGGGCTTAGCACCCGACACGCCCACTTTTCACCCGGTCCTACTCTGCACCCTCCTTAATTAAGACGTTCCTTCTAACCCAGAGGCCCACCTTGCTTACGTGGACGTAAACTTCTATCGTCGGTTCCCCATCTGGCAATGTCGTGTCATGAACCTTAGTATATTGTAACGAAGAGAAATGTTTACTCGTTATTCTCGTCTCACAcgtcaataaataatttgttatatagtttagtaggaataaaattaaaaaaataaaaataaataaaatgagtgatgtgtgaaatgataaataataaaacttattgtAAAATTGGAAtcaatgattattatttattattacttcaaaatttaaaatttatctcttaaattaaattatctcacaTAAGTACTGTCTATATTATACACcgatttaataatataatattttattattggtaACAAATAATGTCtaatttttaacctttttaactataaattattttattttcaagtcagtATTTAAAACACACCATCAATATTACTTcaatagtaagatttgatttgtaatattcaaattttaaaatctatctttaaaatcaaattatatcatttaagtaatttactatatatattcttcatattgagttataaatataatttttatttaagagataatcaagtatatattttaaatatacaaatatcgtgtactttttttataaaatagtagGCATCAGTGTCAAGATATTTTTACAAGAATTTAAGGCTTGCATGCTTAAAATTTGTACTTGCtcgcttattaaaaaaatctacagttaatttaagaaaaataatatttgcactTGTAGTGAAtgctctataatttttttaaaaaaatgaataaatacgagattaatataaaaaaaaattgtgagtaaATATAAGgctaatatgaaaaaaataataataattatttaataatagatcccacatttttttaaataattatatgatatttttacaTTGTACAATTGTATGTGGTGTTACTTTTGAGTTAAACATCTCAAATTTGTATCTAAAATCactcaattattattttatttttttccggATAGTTTGATTAAAGCGAGGCGTTCTCAGATGATGAGCTCTGGATCTCCACCCCAAGTCTGattcatttttatcttaaacTAAGATTGATGGTTAagattgtatttattttcattcatttcaaaaaTCATGATTGAATTAGGATACAAATTGTAATCTTTAAACTTTGTGAAAGCAACTACAAAGTTTTTAAAATCTATGTCCGGTTTACAAATCGTCCCAAATTACTGACTAatttcaactcttttttttttttttttaaatagatttcatttcattcgcTAAATTTGAAGTTACAGCTATGACTAATTCATACagaaaa encodes:
- the LOC121256133 gene encoding rop guanine nucleotide exchange factor 1-like isoform X1: MGSISEEEEEDGYVSDQEQSERCGSYSLSADVSESESCSSFTCRRFDAEGGASSSITSSPRPLVRNFGLMAPVMLPVIGGKDVVLWDQKPEKRETDLSEVEMMKERFAKLLLGEDMSGGGKGVCTALAISNAITNLSATVFGELWRLEPLALQKKAMWRREMEWLLCVSDSIVELVPSIQQFPGGGTYEVMATRPRSDLYINLPALKKLDAMLLGILDGFCDTEFWYDDRGIVVGETKDCDAYTSRGARPSVRQEEKWWLPCPKVQPCGLSDGARKRLQQCRDCANQILKAALAINSSVLAEMEIPSAYLETLPKSGKTCLGDIIYRYITAEQFSPDCLLDCLDLSSEHHTLEIANRMEAATHVWKQKDQRKLATHMKSRRSSWGGKVKGLVADTDKNNFLAQRAETLLQSLRLRFPGLPQTALDMNKIQYNKDVGQSILESYSRVMESLAFNIMARIDDVLYVDDATKQCAAAESMSIFNRGGLGGLPIQKRMSPSPFSIHHTPYGSPFATPTFCSTPVMGSPGRAHSSRRRTTPKDAIDLKSEKLVVADLDRVWSYTGNLSARRVPGNAPERD
- the LOC121256133 gene encoding rop guanine nucleotide exchange factor 1-like isoform X2, encoding MMKERFAKLLLGEDMSGGGKGVCTALAISNAITNLSATVFGELWRLEPLALQKKAMWRREMEWLLCVSDSIVELVPSIQQFPGGGTYEVMATRPRSDLYINLPALKKLDAMLLGILDGFCDTEFWYDDRGIVVGETKDCDAYTSRGARPSVRQEEKWWLPCPKVQPCGLSDGARKRLQQCRDCANQILKAALAINSSVLAEMEIPSAYLETLPKSGKTCLGDIIYRYITAEQFSPDCLLDCLDLSSEHHTLEIANRMEAATHVWKQKDQRKLATHMKSRRSSWGGKVKGLVADTDKNNFLAQRAETLLQSLRLRFPGLPQTALDMNKIQYNKDVGQSILESYSRVMESLAFNIMARIDDVLYVDDATKQCAAAESMSIFNRGGLGGLPIQKRMSPSPFSIHHTPYGSPFATPTFCSTPVMGSPGRAHSSRRRTTPKDAIDLKSEKLVVADLDRVWSYTGNLSARRVPGNAPERD